The genomic segment TGGTTGCCTAAAATAACTGTCAAATTACTGATATTAATAGCTGAGTTAGTCTCGTAAGGCTTCATAAAGAGTGTCTATATTATAACGTAATAAATCCACATAACTAAATCGACCAACCGACCCACCTAAAGGATCTAAAACGAATAATTTAAGATGCAGATCATCTAACAATGGTTTAAGGCTGTCGTTAGCAAACTGTGGTTCAGAAAAAATTACTTTAAGACCATAACGGGTAGCGGCATCATAAATGTCTTTAAGTTGTTGAGGCGTTGGTTGACGACCAGGTGAAGCTTCAAAAACGCCCACCACCTTTAAATTAAATTCGGCTGCTAAATAATTAAAGGACTCATGAAAAAGTATTAAATCCTTGGTACTTAAGCTACTTAATTTTTCCTGACCGTCTGCGGCTACTTTTACTAATTCATTATTTAAAATTTGTAAATTTTTATAATAATAAGCCTGCCCCGCCGGATCCAAAGCGACCAAAATATCATAAATATTACCAGCCATTATTCGGCCATTAACAGTCGACAACCAATAATGCGGATCAGCGGAAGACTCTCCTTCTTCTTGATCATGGTGAGTAAAAGCCAGCTGTTTTAAAGTTATTCCTTTGGTTACTTGATAAACTTGCTTAACCGGCAATCCATCGGCTAGTTGGCTAAACCAATTATCCAAACCATAACCAATAGTAAAAACTGCCTGGGCTGATTGCAAATTTTTAATATCTGAGGGTTTTATTTCAAAAGTATGAGGGCTAACACCCGGCGATAATAAACTTACCACCCTTACTCTATTTTGACCGATTTGTTTAACTAAATCAGCCAAAGGATAAACAGTAGCCACCACCTGCAAAACTTGATTACCAACCACCTGAGGTTTTACCTGACTAGTCGACCGCTTATACACCAAGCCACCAATAATCAATAAAATTAAACCTACACCAATTAATAAATAAATAAAAAAACTTTTCATAACCAATTAAATCTAAGAACAAGCCTGGCAAAGACCAGTTAAAACTAACTGATGACTAACTTTTTTAAACCCTTTGATTTTAGAAAAATTGTGCTGACAAGGTAAGCAAGCTACCTTACGGCATTTAAAACAACTAATATGATGATGTGGTTGATCAGCCAAATAATATCTTTTATCTTTACCGAATATTTCTGCAAAAACAAAACCCAAACTAACAAATAAATCCAAAGCCCGATAAATCGAAACTAAATCTATTCCCTGTTTTTTTAATCTTTGATAAATTACTTTAACAGCCACGGGCTGCTTTAGCTGTTTTAAAACAGCTAAAACCTGCAGACGTGGTTTGGTTAATCGATAACCCTGGGCAGTTAACACATTAACTGATTGCTTCATAAATAACATTTTAACAAACCTAAACTATTATTGCAAATGGTTTGCAATAATTATTAACCACCTAATTAATCTATAAAAAATTCAATAAAGAATTATAATTTATAAAACCCAACCATTTATAAGCCAAGGCCACCCACCAATCAAATTTATTCCAGACCATTAAAACACCTAACCCAATAAGAAACAAACCACCCAAATAGGAAATAATTCTTAAGTATCTACCCCAACGATGTAAATAATGTCCGATTGAACCTAAGCTAATAGCGGCCACTAAAAAAGGCACCGCCAAGCCCGCGGCAAAAATTAATAATAATAAAGCACCAGTTCCTAAGCTAGCTTGGCTAGAAGCCAATAATAAAATTGAACCTAAAATGGGCCCAACACAAGGAGTCCAACCAAAAGCAAATACCACACCGAATAAAAAGGAAGCCAAAGGCCGGCCTGGTTGTAAAACATTAACTAAAGACCAACGACTATTTTTTTGTAAAAATCCAAAACCAGACCATTTATCACCCCACAATAAAAATAAACCAAAAAATATAACCAATAGGCCACCCCAACGAGCTAATAAAAACCGGTAACTACCTAACCCAGAACCAGCCCAACCAACTAGACCACCCAACACCACAAAAACTAAACTAAAACCTAAAACATACCATAAGCCATTTTTAAAAACCCGCCAACGAAGCCCCAAAGACATAGGACCGTCTTGCCAATCCTTAAAAGACAAGCCACTAATAAAACCCAAATAACCAGGTAATAATGGCAAAGTACAAGGAGCCAAAAAAGTCAGCACCCCAGCTAAAAAAGCTGGCCCAGCCAAGCCGATTAAGCTTAAATCTAACATTTAATTACTCCTTCTGACCACCGATTTTTTCAAAAGCCCGCAAAACCTCTAAAGGCACAGCAAAAATTATAGTATTAGACTGATCAGAGCTAACATCGTTAATAGACTGCAAAGTTCTTAAATGCAAAGCACCTTGACTAGAAGACATTATTTGAGCCGCTTTGGCCATATTATCAGCTGCAATAACTTCACCTTCAGCTTTAATTATTACAGATCGTTTTTCTCGCTCCGCCTCTGCTTGTTTACCAATAACGCGTTTCATTTCTTCGGGCAAAGTAATATCTTTTAAGTCCACCGAATCTACTTTAATACCCCAAGGATCCGTTAACTTATCCACGATTTCCCGAATCCTTTCGGAAATCTTATCGCGATTACTTAACAACTCATCTAATTCCACTTCACCAACAACATTACGCATAGTAGTTTGCGCTAGTTGAGAAATGGCATATTTATAATCTTCCACTTCCAAAATAACTTTTTCGGCTGATTGAACTTTATAATAAATTACCGCATTGACCCGGACAGAAATATTATCTTTGGTAATAGCTTCCTGGTCCGGCACATCCACGGCTTTAACGCGCATATCCACCTTAACGTAACTTTGAAAAATCGGTATAACTAAACGCCAACCCGGCTCCATAATGGCCGTAAATTTCCCCAAAGTAAATCTAACCCCCCTCTCATACTGATTTATTTGGCGGATACAAATAATTAATAAAAATAGAACTGCTAAAGGAATAAAATACATAAAAATTTTAATTAATAATCAGCTAATAAATTATAGCACAAAACCTGTTTAAATTAACTATAAAACTTAGAAGTTCTATTAATCAAAATAAGGAATTCCCCACCACAACCAAGGATCAACATAGCGGTATTTACAACCTAAGTTGGCTAATTGCGCCAAATCCGCCTCAGTTAAAGAAAAATCAAATACCTCAATATTATCCTTAATTCTCGACTGGCTAACGCTTTTAGGAATAACCACGGTTTGGCGTTGAATAGCCCAACGAATAAGAATTTGTGCTGGTGTTTTTTTATGGCGGGCGGCAATCTGTTTAAGTTGACTGTCTTGTAATAAGACTGGAGCCTCCAATTGATTTACAAAATTACCTGGCGAACCCAAAGGTGAATAAGCCGTAACAGTTAAACCCTGAGCCTGGCAAAAAGCCACTAAACGATCCTGAGAATTATAAGGATGCAATTCCACTTGATTGACCGCTGGCTGAATTCTGGCATAAGTTAAAATATCCATAATCATCGGTCCAGTAAAATTAGCCAAACCTATGGCTTTAGCCAAACCTTTATCTACTAACTCTTCCATAGCCTGCCAGGTCTGCTGTAAAGACACTTTAACTGTTGGCGGTTGATTGTCGCCATTATTAATCCCCTGAGCCACTCCCCAATGCATTAAATAAAGGTCCACATAATCTACCTGTAAATCCTGCAAAGTTTTTTGACAAGCCGGCAAAACATCTTGGGGAGCATGCTTAGTATTCCATAATTTACTGGTGATAAATAATTCCTCCCGTTTTAGACCGCTAGCGAAAATATTACTAAAGGCTTGACCGATTTCCGGCTCATTGCCGTAAATTGCCGCACAATCAATATGACGATAACCGGCCTTAAGAACAGCAAAATTAACAGCTTCACCCACCTGACCAGGCTGGGACTTCCAAGTACCCAAACCAACCAACGGCATTTTAGCCTGGTTGTTTAGGGTGATAAATTTTTCAACTTGATCCATACAAATTTTATTATTTAAAAATTACTAATAATTCAAGCTATCTATATCATCCTGATAACGATTCGCCAAAGCCACAACACTGTCACCATAAAAACTATAAGCCGGGTTAACCGAACCGGCAAAATACTTCATAGCGGCTGTCCACTCGCCCGATTGCTGCCTAGCGCCATCGGCGCCTAACTTTACACCAGCGGCCACAAAAGCATCCCGAATATCCCAAGGATTAGCTGTCCGGCCAGTAATCTTGGCTACTTTATCCCGATAACCAAGCCAAGTGGAAGGAATAAATTGAGCCGGGCCCATAGCACCACCCCAGCCGATTTGCTTACCCTGTTTATCGCGCATTGGGCAAGACACCGGTGTAGTGTCGGGATCCAAACCTAACTCCTTGGTAATTTGCAAAAAAGGCTCTTGGTCGCGGGTCGGTTTCATAATTACCCGCCAGCCTTTTTCTGGCGGGTCACTGGCCCGATTGCAAGTGCCGACATTTTTACCCAAATTGGACTCTTGAGTTAAAACCGCCAACAAAAAAGCTGCTCTAACACCGGTTCGCTCCGATACCCATTGAGCAATTTGCACAGCTTCGCCAAAAGTAACCCGCTTGGTCGTACCAAAAAGTTCATAAATACGGGCCCGAATTTCATCAGCCTTCTTTTTTTTATCTTTTAAAAGTTGTTGATAAGCTGCTTCTTGACCTTTGGTTTGGCTAAGCAAATTATCTTGTTGAGAGATATTTTGGGATAAAGAATTTTTTTGTAAATTAGCGATGGAAATTAAATTTTTTTGACCCTCCCGTTGATTTTCCAAATTTTTTTTATAATCAACCAGCTTTAAACCTTCTTCCTTGGAATGCTCTAACAAACTAAACAACTGATCACTTAATAATTTATAAGTTTGGATTTCATCAAAAAAACCAGAAATACCTTTATCGTACAAAAACATGTTAAAAACCGTATTCTGCTGACTGGTAATATGCAACTGCCGTATAATTTTCGCCATTTCCTTATGTAAACCAGTAAGCCTCTGCTCGTTAATATCAATATCACCTTGGGTTTTGTTAATCTGCTTTTCTGTGCCTTGTAGTTGCAAGGTGGTTTGCTTAATCTGCAAAGCAATGGATGATTGTTTTATCCTAAGTTCGCGAATTTTATTATTCAGGGTGGCTTTTTGTGATTGAGTGCGACCTAGTTCTTTAGTGTACTGTTCAATTTGCACTTCAATTTCTTTTAATTCCTGCTCTAACCTCTGCTGTTCAACCTGCAATTGCTGTTGGGTGACACTCCCCTGCCCTAAAGCGCTTAAATAAGGCCAAAACAAAAAATTGACTACTAAAATTATTGATAATACAAACTTAAATTTCATAACAAGTTTGATTATACCATAAGAGACTAAATCAAATCGAAAAATTGATGCTGACAAAATAAACTTTCTTCCCTTGTACTAACGTGTTAACACGTTGGTACAAGGGTAAAATTTGATTTATAATTTATATCAAATTCACTGACTATTACCTTGAAACTTCAACTATGCTCTGTTATCTTAACTATACAAAGAAAAATTATTTAATCCAATAACTAATGTCTATAAAAATTGCCGCTGGCCAAATTGAAGTTGGTGACAATATTGAAAAAAATCTACAAAAAATACTACTAGCCATTACCACAGCCGCCGCCCAGCAGGCCGACTACCTTTGCCTACCAGAAATCTGTTTGGTATCTGATGAAAAACTAATACGTAATATTAATAAAGAAATCGAACAAATTAAACAAGCTGCCAAAAAATATAAAATAAATGTTATCTTTGGCACTTACCTTAAAATAGACGGCCATATTAGAAATCAATTGTGGGTAATTAACAAAAATGGCGAAACTATTCATAAGTACAACAAAAAACACACTTTTTTTACCGAACGCTCCACAGTCAAAGAAGGAAAAAACAATAAAGTATTAACTATAGATAATTTAAACTTTGCTGTTATAAACTGCTGGGATTACGCCTATCCGGAAGATATACGAAAACTGGCTCGTGATGGTGCCCAGGTTATTTTTTGTCCTAGCTACCTAGTATCACATCCTCACACTAAAGAAGTTTTAGATAAAATACCCCAAGTGCGAGCTTTTGATTCTATGTCTTACTTTATTATGGTGGATGCTTTTAATAAAGAAACTTTTAAACGTAGCAAAATTTGTCATCCGCTTAAAACCCTCTCCAGCCTATCTGATTCGCCGGGTATTATTTACGCTACAATTGAATTAACCGCTATTACTAAACTGCGTCAGCGTTTTTTGAATTTATAAAAAACTATCTAAAAATCCCTTAAAAATATCTTAGGGATTTTTTGTTTTAGGGATAGTAAAAATTTCGTCTCGTACCCTTCGATTCCTCTTATTTATCCAACTAAAAACAAAACACCCCACCCAAACGGTGAGGTAATTTGTCTTGGCAGGGGTGGTAGGAATCGAACCCACGTCATTGGTTTTGGAGACCAAGGTCCTGCCACTGAACGACACCCCCATAATCCGCACTTAACGGATTACTTGGTCTCTTTATGTAAAACGTGCTTCTTACACCAATTGCAATGCTTTTTGGTTTCCAAACGAGTTTTAACTTTTTTCTTGTTACGGAAAGAATGGTAGTTAATGCGATGACAATCGCTACACTCCATCTTAATAAGATTATCCTGTGACATATAATATAGAAAGTAATAATTAAAATTAATTTTAAACTGGAGCCGATGGTCGGGTTCGAACCGACGACCTACAGTTTACAAAACTGTTGCTCTACCAACTGAGCTACATCGGCCCATTCTTTAATAATTTATGGTTCACCCTAAGCAAGCACAGCGAGTTGAATGGTGGGCCGAGTAGGATTCTCCCTCGCTCCGACTCGGGCACCCGGGCGCTACACACAAAAACCTGCGCTCGCTCGGTTTTTTCTCGCGCCCTTCGAATCCTTTTCCATCCCCCCAAATATTCAAAGGTCGACTAATTATCTTTTTATATTCAAAGTGGTGGGCCGAGTAGGATTCGAACCTACGAAGGCATAAAGCCAGCAGATTTACAGTCTGCCCCGTTTGACCGCTTCGGTACCGACCCTTAAAAATTTGTCCCCCCTGAGCCGATGCGCGGATTCGAACCGCGGACCTACTCCTTACCATGGAGTTGCTCTACCAACTGAGCTACATCGGCTCGCGAAGGACAAAATCTAATTTTTAAAAAGTGGCCTTACTTTGACCAATTTAAAATCTTTAAATATTTATCAACCAAACTAATTTTAATCTATTTTAACACCAAAACTAGTAATTTTCTTACTAGACCGTCTTTTAATTGGTTTATTTTTTTGAACCTGTGCTCTAATTTGTTCGGTAAAGTCATTAATTTTTTGATTGTCTGAATTTACCTCGCGTAAAACATCTAAAGCTTCCTGTGCCTCGTTCAGATGCCCATTTACTATACTGAGTTCTATATAAAAGTCAAGCACTTTAGGGCTATTAGGCTCCAATTCTCGAGCTTCAGTCAAATGAGCTAAGGCCTGATTAAAATCACCTAATTGTTGATAGACATAAGCCAACTCCAAATGGAGCTGAATAGTATTTTTAAGAGCCAAACTTTTAAGATACTGACCCTTAGCTTCTTCTAAAAAACCCTGACCTTGAGCTACTTTAGCTAAACCCAAAGAAGAATAACGAGCCCGACCTTGTTCTGCTAAATATTCCAAAACTTCTTTAGCTTGCTCGTAATCTCTAGTTTCCAAATACACATCAGCCAAGCTTTGATAAATATCCAAATTAGTTGGCTGGTGTTGAATAGCGCTTAAATATAAATTCTCTGCTTCGGCTAAATCCCCTTCCTGCTTAGCCTGCTCAGCCTTGTTTAAAATTTTTGCCACTACTTCCTCAACTTTACCCAAAGATACTTCCTGCTGAGCCACCTTCTCTTCCATTTGTTGAACAGATTGTTTTAACTGATCCTGTTTGAACTGAATTTTTTTATACCAAGGATCAAATTGTTTTTTAAGCCAACGCTTGCCTCTTTGTAACTTACGCTGTAAACGAGCTTCCACTAAATCTTGTTTAACTTCTTGCTGTTTTAAACCGCTTAAATTATCCACATCAATTAATTTAAGGATGGGAAACTTACCAATAGCTAAAACAATCAAACCTACTAGACCCAACAACAAAACTATAACCAAAATAATATCGATTACCATAATTTACAACTGCTTTAATAGCTGACTAAATCTATCTTCCTGTAAACTGGCTCCACCCACTAACACACCGCTCAACGGCCAATCACTCAAACAAGTGGCAATATTACTAGCATCCACACTACCGCCATAAACCAATCTAACTTGACCGCTTAATAATTTGGAGCTGGAAAAAATATCTACCAAAGTCTGTCCGATTACTTGAGCAGTATGAATCAATTCCTGATTATCAACGGCCTGACCAGAACCAATCACCCAAACTGGCTCATAAGCCACCACCACCCGCTGATCTTTAGTTAAAGACAAGCCAGCCAAAGCTTGCTGAATTTGACGAGAAATTATTATATCTTTACGTCCAGCTTGACGTTCGGCAAAAGTTTCGCCCACACAAACTACTGGCACTAAACCAACGGCTAAAGCCGCCGCGACTTTATGCTTAATCATTACATCAGTCTCTTTTAAATACTGACGCCTTTCTGAATGACCAATCAACACATAACTAACCCCTGCTTCAACCAAAACAACTGGCGACACCTCACCAGTATAAGCTCCAGTAGATTGCCAAAAAATATCCTGAGCGCCCAATTTTATCTTAGATTTAAGCAAACTCTTAGCTACTGGCCATAAAGCGGGAAAAGTCGGACATAAAACCAATTCCAAAGATTTTTTAGTTTGTAATGATTTATAAGACTTAAGAATTTTTTTAGCCAAAATCACACTGTCTTTAATCGACAGATTCATTTTCCAATTAGCTATTATTAAAGATGCGGAAGAATTAGACATAATCATTACCTAACCAATGAATTATTTCAATAGTAATTTAATAACTCCAAAACACTTTAACAGCACACTTTTTATCATACACGGCTCAACTAATGGATTCAAGCCAAGCCATTAACCTAAAAGCATCCTGACGTCGCAACTGATCGGTTGGTGCACCCAATAAAACCATTAAATAGACCCGGCCGGCAGTATCACTGGCCTGCATAACCAAATTATAACCCACTTCATTAAGATGTCCCGTTTTGCTAGCACTAATACGCCAAGCTGGCTGGCTAAGCAATTGGTTAGTATTAATCAGCCGAAAAGAATTTTTATCTGTTTTAATTACCACCTCATGGGCCAAACCAGCTGATTTAATAAATTCATCCTGCCAAACCCAAGCGGCCAACCTAGCCATCTGCCAAGCCGTCCCTTTGTTTAAGGCACTTAAACCAGTTGGATCAGAAAAAACCATTTGCCCTAAATTCAAACCATAAGCAGTTTGATTCATTTTATAAACAAAAGCTTCCAAACTTGGACTAACTTTTTTAACCAAAGCCAAAACAACATTATTAGCCGAAGCCACTGCACTAGCCTGTATAGCCTGCTCGACACTTAAGGACTCTTGCTTTAAGACTGGCAACTGACTAACAGCTTCATCTTCACTTACATAAGCTTGCCAATCAGTAATTTGACTAACCGGCTCTACCGTCACTAAAGTAGATAAATTAAGTTGACTGTCGCGTACTAAACGTAAAGACATCAACTTGGTTAAACTAGCCAAGGGCATAATCTGCTCCGGATTTTTCGCCCCAACAATAAACCAATCAGTCACCTCAACCAATAGAACACTACGACTAGCTAAATCCAAGTCCGCTAAATTATAAACCGCTGACCAATTAACTGGAGCCTGCTGGCTGGCTAAGGATAATTTAGGCAAGGTACCTTGCCGATTATAATTATTATTAGACCAAGCCGCTGGCCACCACAAAAAACCCATGGCCAATAAGCCAATAACCAACCATTGGTTTCTATTGGGCAGAAGAATTTTGAGCCGTAAATTGCTGTAAAATTTCATGACTGGAAAGTTCTTGATAATTGGGTAACTCCAAATTGGAACCTAACCCCAAATGACGTAAAAAATCCATAGTAACCTGATAACGAGACAATTCCCCAGCTGAACCCGTTTCCTGTACCAAACCGCGAATTTGTAAATTACGCAAAATCAAACTACAGTTAACTCCCCTAATTTGTTCTAATTCAGCTTTACTAATTGGACCACGATAAGCAATAACGGACAAAGCTTCCAATTGTGGCCGAGTTAATTCACCCATTTCTTCTTGCTGAACCAATTCCATTACTAAAGCTGCATAATCTGGATTAGTTACCAAAGCAACTTCTGAACCGTTCAATAATAACCGAAAACCAGTTGACCGCTCCAGATAATCTTTTTGCAATTCCTGAACTGCAACGGCTATATCAGCGACGGTTATTTTTAAAATTTCTGCTAAACGCTTTTGGTTAACCGCCTTACCGGCCGCTAATAATAAACTTTCCAATTTAGCTTTGACTTGACTAACTTCTGTTTCCTTGGACATAACTTAAATCTTACTAATTTTAATATTACTGAATAAATCACTTTGTTCAGCCACTAGCTGGTGTTGCTTAACTAATTCTAACAAGGCTAAAAAAGATACAATCATTTCCGTTTTATCCTGCGCCCCTTTAACGAATGATAACCAATCAACATTAATTTTTTCTTTAATTAATAATCGTAGATTATTTATTTTTTCTTGAATAGAAATAACTCGCTTAAAAGCCACTTCCGGCAATTTTATTAAAGGTTCTAAAGATAAAATTAAATGCTGCCAAACATCGGACATTTTTTCAGCTGATAGGTTGGCTGGTGGTATGAACTTATCAACCGATTTAATAAATAAAGGTTTTGGTCGACCAAAAGAAATCTGGCCTGCCTGCCAGCGTTTGGCCAAATAATTACTAGCCACTAAATATTCACGATACAATTTTAATTGAGCTTCTAATTCTTTGGCCTCCTGCTCGTCGCCCAACTGCAAACTGGGTAATAACAAACGAGATTTTATAAAAAGTAACTTAGCCGCTATCACCAAAAAATCCGCCACCTCTTCAGGATTAAGTTCTTCTACCTGGCTTAAATAAGACATATACTGATCTGTCACTTGAGCCAAAGAAACTTCGGTTATATCAAGCTCCTCCTGCTCGATAAGTTGGAGCAGGAGGTGTAAGGGGCCTTGAAATTTTTCTAAAGTTATTTGATAACTCATGTTATTTCTTAGTCTTCTTAGATTTAACAACTTTTTTAATCTTTGGTTTTTTACTAGTCGTTTTGTTTTTAGCCTTTTTAACTTTAGCAAAGTAATGCTTCTTAGCAAAATTACCTACTACGCCTTCAACGACTTTTATTAAATCCCGACTTTTTAAATGCAATGATTCTTCAAAACTACCAGCCTGCACCAAAGCTTTTTGTGTTTTTAAAACAGCTTTATCCACATAAACCGGCATCTTATGCAACGGACCATAAAAAGGGCTAATAGCTCCAGCCTTAATTTTAAACAACTTGGGCATAATTTGTTCTTTTTCTATTTTAACCGCCTTAGCTTTAAGCATTTTTTTTAAAGCTGACAAATCCAACCGAAAAGAAGCTGGCACCACCACCAAAATATACGATTTATCAGCTTTAACAACCAAGGTTTTTAAAACCTTGTCCATTTCTTTTTTCATGGTTTGAGCTAAATCATAAGCCGTATAAACAGTCCGATGCAAAGCCACCTCATAAGGTACTTTATTTTTTGTTAAAAAATTGGTTATTTTACTTGGTATTTTCATATTAATTTATGATTAATGATTAATTTAAAAAGTTGTTGGTAAGGGAACATTTAAAAAACGAGACAAAATTAAACCGATTAAAGCTAAAATAACCACCCCAATAACTAGCCGCCATAAAATATGGGTTACTACCTTTAACACCACCACCACCAATATAACAACCAAAAGCCCTAAAGCCCAAGTTGGCAAATCCTGATCCAAGCGCCAAACCTGATTATTACCCAAAGGAATGGTTATTTTTGGTAAAGTGACATAAGAAGCCACAATTGTGCCCATAACACCCAACCAAGACAAAACTTTTTGAATTAATCCGGCCATAATTTTACTTTTTAAGTATTAATTTTTTTAAAGGCAGGGGTAAGGGTGGCTGTTGGCCTATTAAACGCTTGGCCACTTTTTTGCCCACGGCCGTTAATTTAATCTCACTAATAAACCATTTCCTAGGTGTACGCACGCCATAACCTTTTAACAAAGAACGATCAATTAAACTTTCCAAACTTTTAGTTACACTACCCACTTGGGCATCATGCTTAGGTGCTTTAGTTAAATTTTGATAATACTTCATAAAAACCAAACGCGGCACCTTAGCTGTAGAATTTAAATAACAGCTTTTCAAAATATATTTTTGTAAAGCCGAAAAATGCATAAAAATTACAACAACTTAACATGATTAATAACTATACCAAAACGCCAACCCAACACCTCAGCCGCTTTACGACAATAAGCCATCCGTTCGCTAAAAATTTGAAAATATTCCATCAAAGGAGCTCGATTAACATCAATAATCAATTTTAAAGTAACAATCTTATTTTTAGCATCAATTTTTAATTGATTGTCAGTCACTGCGTAATTAAGACGGTCGTGAATATCTTTTTTTAAATTAGCTGGGCTGGGATTAATAACGCGACTACGCCGAACATCCGATTTATCGGCAATAATCAAACAAGCTGCTATTTTGCTAGGAATTTTTATCTCATCTTTATCGTGAGCCACAATGGCCTGCGTAACTACAGCTAAATCTCGAGGAGTCATTTTGTCACGAAAAGTTTCATGAAACATTATACCCGCCCAATAATGATGCTGAGTCCGACCCAAAAAATTAGCCATATCATGGCACCAACCAGCCATAGCCGACAATTCCTGTTGGCGTTTAGGTAATTTAACGGCCTGAGCCAAAGCTTGAGCCCGCTCGGCCACAATGGCCACATGCTTAAAACCATGGTCGGTAAAACCTAACCAGGCCATATAATCCTGAGTCTGCTGAATATATTCCGTTATATAAGGGTTACTTTTTATATCTTCAAAGGTAATCATATTTTTTTGCTATTTTTAACCAATCCTTTTTTAAAACAGATAAAACATATTCATCTTTAAACTCTTGCCCCTTCTTAACTCTCTGCCGTAAACAACCTTCTAACTTATAACCACATTTTAAACTGTATTGCAAACTACGGGGATTATTTTTATAAACATAGCTTTCTATCCGATTCAAACCGAGTTTTGTATAAGCAAATTTTAAAAGCGTCATTTTAGCATCGCTACCATAACCCTTATTCCAAAAAGCTTTAGCTATAAAAGCTCCGGTGGAAGCGCGACCATGTTCTTTAACAATATGACCCAAAGTCATAATACCAATTGGTTCCTGGCTAACATTAGTTTCAATAATAAAATGGTATGATTTTTTATCTTTAATCATTTTAGCAACTTTGGCTTTTTCGGCAGCTAAAGTCTTTACACCGCTGGTTAGTAAAAAACGGTTAACCCGCTG from the Patescibacteria group bacterium genome contains:
- a CDS encoding metal ABC transporter substrate-binding protein, translating into MKSFFIYLLIGVGLILLIIGGLVYKRSTSQVKPQVVGNQVLQVVATVYPLADLVKQIGQNRVRVVSLLSPGVSPHTFEIKPSDIKNLQSAQAVFTIGYGLDNWFSQLADGLPVKQVYQVTKGITLKQLAFTHHDQEEGESSADPHYWLSTVNGRIMAGNIYDILVALDPAGQAYYYKNLQILNNELVKVAADGQEKLSSLSTKDLILFHESFNYLAAEFNLKVVGVFEASPGRQPTPQQLKDIYDAATRYGLKVIFSEPQFANDSLKPLLDDLHLKLFVLDPLGGSVGRFSYVDLLRYNIDTLYEALRD
- a CDS encoding transcriptional repressor; translation: MKQSVNVLTAQGYRLTKPRLQVLAVLKQLKQPVAVKVIYQRLKKQGIDLVSIYRALDLFVSLGFVFAEIFGKDKRYYLADQPHHHISCFKCRKVACLPCQHNFSKIKGFKKVSHQLVLTGLCQACS
- a CDS encoding cytochrome c biogenesis protein CcdA, giving the protein MLDLSLIGLAGPAFLAGVLTFLAPCTLPLLPGYLGFISGLSFKDWQDGPMSLGLRWRVFKNGLWYVLGFSLVFVVLGGLVGWAGSGLGSYRFLLARWGGLLVIFFGLFLLWGDKWSGFGFLQKNSRWSLVNVLQPGRPLASFLFGVVFAFGWTPCVGPILGSILLLASSQASLGTGALLLLIFAAGLAVPFLVAAISLGSIGHYLHRWGRYLRIISYLGGLFLIGLGVLMVWNKFDWWVALAYKWLGFINYNSLLNFL
- a CDS encoding slipin family protein, which codes for MYFIPLAVLFLLIICIRQINQYERGVRFTLGKFTAIMEPGWRLVIPIFQSYVKVDMRVKAVDVPDQEAITKDNISVRVNAVIYYKVQSAEKVILEVEDYKYAISQLAQTTMRNVVGEVELDELLSNRDKISERIREIVDKLTDPWGIKVDSVDLKDITLPEEMKRVIGKQAEAEREKRSVIIKAEGEVIAADNMAKAAQIMSSSQGALHLRTLQSINDVSSDQSNTIIFAVPLEVLRAFEKIGGQKE
- a CDS encoding aldo/keto reductase, which translates into the protein MDQVEKFITLNNQAKMPLVGLGTWKSQPGQVGEAVNFAVLKAGYRHIDCAAIYGNEPEIGQAFSNIFASGLKREELFITSKLWNTKHAPQDVLPACQKTLQDLQVDYVDLYLMHWGVAQGINNGDNQPPTVKVSLQQTWQAMEELVDKGLAKAIGLANFTGPMIMDILTYARIQPAVNQVELHPYNSQDRLVAFCQAQGLTVTAYSPLGSPGNFVNQLEAPVLLQDSQLKQIAARHKKTPAQILIRWAIQRQTVVIPKSVSQSRIKDNIEVFDFSLTEADLAQLANLGCKYRYVDPWLWWGIPYFD
- a CDS encoding lytic murein transglycosylase — translated: MKFKFVLSIILVVNFLFWPYLSALGQGSVTQQQLQVEQQRLEQELKEIEVQIEQYTKELGRTQSQKATLNNKIRELRIKQSSIALQIKQTTLQLQGTEKQINKTQGDIDINEQRLTGLHKEMAKIIRQLHITSQQNTVFNMFLYDKGISGFFDEIQTYKLLSDQLFSLLEHSKEEGLKLVDYKKNLENQREGQKNLISIANLQKNSLSQNISQQDNLLSQTKGQEAAYQQLLKDKKKKADEIRARIYELFGTTKRVTFGEAVQIAQWVSERTGVRAAFLLAVLTQESNLGKNVGTCNRASDPPEKGWRVIMKPTRDQEPFLQITKELGLDPDTTPVSCPMRDKQGKQIGWGGAMGPAQFIPSTWLGYRDKVAKITGRTANPWDIRDAFVAAGVKLGADGARQQSGEWTAAMKYFAGSVNPAYSFYGDSVVALANRYQDDIDSLNY
- a CDS encoding carbon-nitrogen hydrolase family protein, with the protein product MSIKIAAGQIEVGDNIEKNLQKILLAITTAAAQQADYLCLPEICLVSDEKLIRNINKEIEQIKQAAKKYKINVIFGTYLKIDGHIRNQLWVINKNGETIHKYNKKHTFFTERSTVKEGKNNKVLTIDNLNFAVINCWDYAYPEDIRKLARDGAQVIFCPSYLVSHPHTKEVLDKIPQVRAFDSMSYFIMVDAFNKETFKRSKICHPLKTLSSLSDSPGIIYATIELTAITKLRQRFLNL
- the rpmG gene encoding 50S ribosomal protein L33, with protein sequence MSQDNLIKMECSDCHRINYHSFRNKKKVKTRLETKKHCNWCKKHVLHKETK